ATTTAGACGGAGCTGCTGTAGTTCGATATAATGATTTAAGGTATTAATTTCATCTGTTAGACAAATGCTTTCTATTCGGGACTGTTCCAATACCTGCCGGATCAATTTAGCAAATTTACCTAGGTAACCGACTGCGGTGACACGATCACTTTGAAGAATCATGTTTTGAATACTACCGAGTATGTTGAACATAAAATGTGGATCCATTTGTGATTGGAGCAAACGTCTTTCGAGTGCAATTTTTTCGGATAAGGTTTCTAGACTCTCTTTTTCCATGAGTTGAACTTTCAACGCAGCATTGGCCTGCTGTTGCTGCAGAATATCTTCTCTATTTTGATAATAACACTTCCGGTAATGGTACGAGCGATAGACAAAAACCAGTCCAATCAACAATATGCCCGATATACTGTAGCTGAGTAGTTTATTCTTTTTTTGAAGTTCATTTTCCTTCTCTAGCTGTGTAATGCGAGCGATACGCTTTTCGGCTTCAAATCGTGCATCCGTATTTTGAAGCTTTTCCTGAATCGATTCATCATACTTCAGTTGATTGTACTTGACAAAGAGCTTGTCGTACTCGTAATAGGATTGATGATCACCTTCACGGGCTGCGAGATCTTTAAGGCAATTGTAGAAAGCTGCAAACAGGTCATTATCTTTGTATGGAAGACCCTGTTGGAAGGCAATCCCTTCTTTAAATAACCGTTCGGCCATTCGATATTCCTTCTTTTCAACAAAATACTGCCCGCGTATCCCCAACGAACTGCGATAGACATTACGTAGGTTGTATTTCTTTCCGATGTCAGTGGCTGTTTCAAGGTTGCTCAATAGGGCATGTTCGTCGATGGGGCTAGGACCATTCATATAAAGTTCGGCGAGGTTAATATGGGCAATACCAATATTACTCTTGCTGATTATCCTGTCAGCGTCCTTCCCTGCTAACACAATTGTTTCTTTAAAAAAATCCACAGCACGCTGCCAGCTTTCCCAACGACCAGTGATTATATGATCGGAGAGGTAGCTGCCTACGGCCAGACGCGCATGTAAGATGCTCTCAGGGTCATTGGATTTTACGGCATAGGTAAGGGCTTCGTCAGCATATTTTTTTGATTTGGTGGTAACTCCTGTAGAAAAGAGATAGGAAATATCAGCCCCCAATTTGGCACAGTGTCTATATTCATGAATCTTTTGAAATATAACATAAGCCTTAAGCATATAATCCAGTGCAGCTGTTTTGTCATCAATATAGGAGCGAAGTAATCCCATGGTCCAGTTACCATAGGCGATGGCACGCTCATTTTTTGTATTGTTGGCGATATCGTAGGCGAGTTCGGTGTTTTTGCTAAAATCCTTCAAGTTTAACATGCGCCTATAGGTCATCGCCAAATAAGCATGACAAATCGCTTCATCGACTCTATCATGAGTTTGTTGGGCGAGGGACAGCGCTTCATATTGTATATGCAAACTGGTAAGGGTATCAATAAACCTATTGGCATAACCTTGTTCGGCTTTTTTTTCAATGGCTGTGGGCGCCTGAGCACATACAATGCTACTGGCGAAGATGAAAATGAGAAAACTAAAAAATCCTTTCATGATTTTGTTCAGAACGACTAATTTAATCAATTCGTGGATAAAGATACGTAAGCTACGAAGGTCGTTAACATTTTTGATCAAAAAATGCTAATCTTATACCGAATGCAAAGCCAAATCGACCAGATACAAACTTATCCATGTCTACATCTAAAAAATCTTTAATCTTGTTTAAAAGAAAAGGACAATGCGCAAAACGGGGAAATCTTTAACAACTACTGAATTAATGAAACAAAGTGATTTGATAGCCCTAATTGGCCTTCCGTCAAATGATCCAAAGCTGATCGCATTTTTTGAAAAGTATCAATTGGGTAAAATACCGAAAACCATTACCACCAATCAAGGAACCAAGAGTGTTTTATATAAACCTCTTAATCTGTCATTCTGGTTCAAATATGATATTAAAAATGAACGTTTTCAACCCCCTGTTAGCCCAACCGGTGATAACTATAAGTTTTTGCCCTACCTTAAATCTGTGATGTTCAATCATGTTGATGATACTGTGAAAACACCGGACCCCAAACCTAAGGACTTTTGGGATCTGATTCCGCATCCAAGGGAATCCTATCAAAAGGTAGCAGATCTGATGGGGCAACCAGCAGAAAAGATGGACACACAAACCACTTTTCAAATGACTATTGGTGCAGACACCCTATTGACTGTACAATATAATCAGGATAACAAAGGGACGCTAAAATCTTCAACTTGGGTTTCCATTATTGAACAGAGCGAAATTGTTAGCGCTGTTTTTTTTGATCCGAAATATCAGCAGGAAGACTTTCCTTTTAAAAGAAGAGCCTACTCCGCAATCATTAAATGGCTCTACAATAAGGGATGGCTTTTACTCCAGGAACAAGAATACGGACAACAATTAAACAGTGAGGCAGCTCTACTGGATTTTATCGGAATGAAATTGAAGGGGCACCTTTGGGCAAATCAGATCGCTGATATTAAGTACTTACGGTCATTTTTGTATACCATCTGCAGTAACCGAAGTATACGGGATAAACATGGTAACAAAATCTCCTTCTACATTCGTGATATCGTATTGGAATGTATGGGGAAGAAGAACGAATTTGATATTCTTTACAAAGGTCCGTTTGAACATATCGATCTTTTTTTAAATGAACTTATTTTTGATGATCAGATTTATGAAAAAATTGCCGCTAATCTGACAGCACGATACGAAATATTTAACTTATTGCAGGCCTGATATTTTTGCTGCCTTTCAGCGGGAGAAATGAAAAATATCGAAAAAAATAATAATTATGAGAGAAATGGTACAATCCCAAGCTCAGGAAGCCTTGCAGCAGGGCGATTATACATTGGCTGCTAAAAACTATATTGAAGGCAATGGCCTTCCTCAGGAAAGGAAA
The window above is part of the Sphingobacterium sp. ML3W genome. Proteins encoded here:
- a CDS encoding histidine kinase is translated as MKGFFSFLIFIFASSIVCAQAPTAIEKKAEQGYANRFIDTLTSLHIQYEALSLAQQTHDRVDEAICHAYLAMTYRRMLNLKDFSKNTELAYDIANNTKNERAIAYGNWTMGLLRSYIDDKTAALDYMLKAYVIFQKIHEYRHCAKLGADISYLFSTGVTTKSKKYADEALTYAVKSNDPESILHARLAVGSYLSDHIITGRWESWQRAVDFFKETIVLAGKDADRIISKSNIGIAHINLAELYMNGPSPIDEHALLSNLETATDIGKKYNLRNVYRSSLGIRGQYFVEKKEYRMAERLFKEGIAFQQGLPYKDNDLFAAFYNCLKDLAAREGDHQSYYEYDKLFVKYNQLKYDESIQEKLQNTDARFEAEKRIARITQLEKENELQKKNKLLSYSISGILLIGLVFVYRSYHYRKCYYQNREDILQQQQANAALKVQLMEKESLETLSEKIALERRLLQSQMDPHFMFNILGSIQNMILQSDRVTAVGYLGKFAKLIRQVLEQSRIESICLTDEINTLNHYIELQQLRLNYNFDYEIKYGANVDTNIHIPPLLIQPFVENAIEHGLKPLTDSRRGLLQISFTQDIDRDVLICSIVDNGIGLRRSKSDKTQDSHQSLSTKITDERLLLMQQQNAYTKMEIHDRKSEEGEKGCIVRLTIPIL